A segment of the Streptomyces sp. XD-27 genome:
GCGCACACCGTGCCGATGGGAGTGACCCGGCTGTACCCCGGCTCGCCCGCGTACTGGACGGCCCTGGCCCGCGCCACGTATCTGGTCAACAACGTCAACTTCACCGACCGGCTGCGCAAGCGGCGCGGCCAGATCCACCTCCAGACCCACCACGGCACCCCGCTCAAGCACATGGGCCTGGACCTTCAGGACCGCCCGGCGGCCGCCCGCGGCATGGACTTCGACCGGCTGCTGGAGCGCGTGGACCGGTGGGACCTCAGCCTCTCGGCCAACCGGCACTCCACCCTCACCTGGGAGCGGGTCTATCCGTCGGGCTACACCTCGCTCGAGCTCGGCTCGCCGCGCAACGACGTCTTCCTCACGGCCACCGCCGAGGACGTACAGCGCGTCCGCGCGGAGCTGGGCCTCGCGCCCGAGGTCACCGCGATCCTGTACGCCCCCACGCACCGCGACTACCAGCGCGGCTTCACCCCGCGGCTCGATCTGGCCCGGCTCGCCCACGCGCTCGGACCCGGCTACGTCCTCCTCGCCCGCGCCCACTACTTCCACCCGGACGCGCTGGCCGGGCCCTCCCGCGACGGGCGCGTCATCGACGTCTCGGCGCACCCGCGCGTCGAGGACCTGTGCCTGGCCGCCGACCTGCTGCTGACGGACTATTCGTCGATCATGTTCGACTACGCCGTCCTCGACCGGCCCATCGTCATCCACGCCGACGACTGGGACGCCTACCGCGCCGCCCGCGGCGTCTACCTCGACCTGCCCGCCCGCCCGCCGGGACCGGTCTCCCGCACCGAGGACGAGCTGATCGACCTGCTCACCACCGGCGCCTGGTACGGCCCGCACGCCGACGGGCTGCGCGCCGCGTTCCGCGCCCGGTTCTGCCCGTACGACGACGGGCGGGCCGCCGAGCGCGTCGTACGGCGGGTCTTCCTCGGCGAGGACCCCGCCCTGCTGCCGCCCGTCGTCCCGCCGGCGGACCGGCGCCCGGCCCCCGCCCCGTCCGCCTGCCGCTGGCCGGAGGCCGGGGCCCCGCGGCTCACGGTCGCGGCGCGGACGTGAACCCGCCTCGCGGCGCGGACGCGGACCCGCCTCGCCGTGCGGACGCAGACCCGCCTCGCGGCGCGGACGTGAACCCGCCCGTACACACCCGACGTCTGAGGAGCGCCATGCCCAGATTCAGCATCGTCATCGCCGCCTACCGTGTGCAGGGCTATCTGCGAGCGTGCCTGGACTCCGCTCTGAACCAGTCGTTCCGCGACATCGAGGTGGTGGCGGTCGACGACTGCTCACCGGACTTCTGCGGAGCCATCATCGACGAGTACGCGGCCCGCGACAGCCGCGTCGTCACGGTCCACCAGCCGGTCAACTCCGGCCCCGGGCACGCCCGCAACGCCGGCGTGGAGCGGGCCACCGGCGACTACCTGCTCTTCCTCGACGGCGACGACACGCTCGCACCCGGCACCCTCCAGGGGCTCGCGAACCGGCTCCAGCTCACCGAGGACCCCGACATCCTCTACTTCGACCACGTCCGCACCTACTGGACGGGCCGCCGCGACCGCAGCCTCTTCGGCGACCTGCTGGCCTCGGCGGGCACGGACGTGTTCAGCATCCTGGAACGGCCCGAGTTCCTGCGGCTGTTCGCCATGTCGTCCAACCGCGTCTACCACCGGGGCTTCTACACCCGGCACGGCTTCGCGTTCAGCGAGGGCATCTACGAGGACGCGCTGCTGTCGTACATCACGATGCTGACGGCGCGCCGGATCGCCTGCGTGGACCTGGTCGGCCTGGAGTACCGGCAGCGGCGCACCGGCGCCAGCACGCGCAGCCCGGGCGAGGAGCACTTCGCCATCTTCCGGCAGTACGCCCGGTTGTTCGCCTTCCTCGACGGCAACCCGCACCTGGAGCCGCTGCGCCCGGCCCTCTTCGAACGCGCCGTCTCCCACTTCCTGTTCTGCCTCGGCAACCCGGCGCGGGTCGCCAAGCGGGACCGGGCCCGCTACTTCCGGCAGGCCGTCGACTGGTACCAGGACCACCTGCCCGCGCGATTCACCCCGCCCCCGGAGGACAGCGCCCGGTTCAACGCGCTCGCCCGCGGCTACTTCGCCCTGTACCGGGCGCGCGAATTCCCCGTCCGGTACGGCAAGGCGCTCCGCCGCCTCAAGCGCACCGTCCGCCGCCCGCTGGCCGCCCGCGCCAAGCGCCTGCTGTACCAGTTCCATCTGCGGCTGCCGATCGACGAGGACCTGGCCGTCTACTCCGCGTACTGGAACCGCGGCGTCCTGTGCAACCCGGCGGCGATCTACTACAAGGCGCGGGAACTGGCCCCGCACGTGCAGGGGGTGTGGGTGGTACGCCAGTCCGAGGTCGCCAACCTGCCCGAGGACGTGCCGTACGTGGTGCCCGGCACGCGCGCCTACTACCGCGTCGTGGCCCGCGCCAAGTACCTGATCAACAACGTCAACTTCCCCAACGACCTGGTCAAGCGCCCGG
Coding sequences within it:
- a CDS encoding bifunctional glycosyltransferase/CDP-glycerol:glycerophosphate glycerophosphotransferase; the protein is MPRFSIVIAAYRVQGYLRACLDSALNQSFRDIEVVAVDDCSPDFCGAIIDEYAARDSRVVTVHQPVNSGPGHARNAGVERATGDYLLFLDGDDTLAPGTLQGLANRLQLTEDPDILYFDHVRTYWTGRRDRSLFGDLLASAGTDVFSILERPEFLRLFAMSSNRVYHRGFYTRHGFAFSEGIYEDALLSYITMLTARRIACVDLVGLEYRQRRTGASTRSPGEEHFAIFRQYARLFAFLDGNPHLEPLRPALFERAVSHFLFCLGNPARVAKRDRARYFRQAVDWYQDHLPARFTPPPEDSARFNALARGYFALYRAREFPVRYGKALRRLKRTVRRPLAARAKRLLYQFHLRLPIDEDLAVYSAYWNRGVLCNPAAIYYKARELAPHVQGVWVVRQSEVANLPEDVPYVVPGTRAYYRVVARAKYLINNVNFPNDLVKRPGTFHVQTLHGTPLKSMGLDQQHYPASGGGMSFRNLLRRVDRWDIVLSSNQHSSEIWERVYPSSYTLLETGYPRNDVLFTSTTDDVARIRAELGIPPHRAAILYAPTLRDYEPGFTPRLNLARLARALSPDSVLLVRAHYSYGIRPELAELQEAGVVIDVSRHPSVEELLLASDALITDYSSIMFDYAILNRPIVIHADDWDVYRATRGVYFDLLSGKPGETPGAVARTEDELIAVFHEGRWNDAEAAALRAAFRERFCRFDDGRAAERVVRALMPCELPEEPDGPEGPDEGRGGGQVGYQGGHEGQGQTPWETTAPPPQAAAPTQAPQPLNG